The following coding sequences lie in one Lolium perenne isolate Kyuss_39 chromosome 2, Kyuss_2.0, whole genome shotgun sequence genomic window:
- the LOC127336818 gene encoding uncharacterized protein isoform X1 produces MAPSTISFHPSTLTSAGSNSPRSGFPDRAILCNAVRTSKHRNATTAQCETSEGHTVEVSFWLVDPPAVSYLSVNCPGLDESHFADKMDPPWLVCAEATFVLFTVTVRGTTDHFVYTAGPAGDRSLQLLPDPNTGPFTNHPYALLPRGGDSFDVAFLDRRWISQDDGWRFHASVFSSETQSWRRSRVSLQHLSDSDKSLCGHHGLSKQIAVGGDSLGWVDLASGILLLQDLFDEHPVIRFIHFPESRVCFMDDDGIPHYPDEYYCNVACYDDLIKFIHIEFDDPAIRTSGQAWRATMWSRKISWNNWRRCSTVDVANISVDQSYSDLLPVLRNDEMQRLELERLIFHTPVPSVRNDDVFYMMAKVNGKKDTAWAIAIDMKRAAVEAMAPFSAQVYSLVTMYRPCVFPKYLNMTPGAGMGNPVNECFKRLSAKQCLVEVLWTLDWLRELDQVLEIERSTYNTCRLLLQLSPVSSLRSNIELMVKCASFCNGQGEAASKAANFCLRALDGFDLALHESPCDLSASVEAMRFKIRDVLQALDNILQIVPPALIPEEGTPGEGKRGEALSETCEKPDNESDKWQKETSEPSNSRVEKYQENKGACDRKERRAMMVWDVRLLILIVLFLASLVFTGMPSPPLIVRKAVS; encoded by the exons ATGGCACCCTCCACCATCTCCTTCCACCCTTCGACCCTGACGTCCGCCGGATCCAACTCCCCGCGCTCCGGATTCCCCGACCGGGCCATACTCTGCAACGCGGTGCGCACCTCGAAGCACCGGAACGCGACCACCGCCCAGTGCGAGACGAGCGAAGGCCATACTGTCGAGGTCTCCTTCTGGCTCGTCGACCCGCCGGCCGTCTCCTACCTGAGCGTCAACTGCCCCGGCCTCGATGAGTCCCACTTCGCCGACAAAATGGATCCGCCCTGGCTCGTCTGCGCCGAGGCCACCTTCGTCCTCTTCACCGTCACGGTCCGGGGCACCACCGACCACTTCGTCTACACAGCCGGCCCCGCAGGGGACCGATCGCTGCAGCTGCTCCCGGACCCCAACACCGGACCCTTCACGAACCACCCGTACGCCCTCTTGCCCCGCGGCGGCGACAGCTTCGACGTGGCCTTCCTCGACCGCAGGTGGATATCCCAAGATGACGGCTGGCGGTTCCATGCCTCGGTCTTCTCATCCGAAACGCAGTCTTGGAGGAGGAGCAGGGTGTCGTTGCAGCACCTATCCGACTCTGACAAGTCATTGTGTGGCCATCATGGCCTGTCTAAGCAGATTGCTGTCGGGGGAGACTCGCTAGGTTGGGTTGATCTCGCGAGTGGTATACTCCTTCTCCAGGACCTCTTCGACGAGCACCCTGTCATCAGGTTTATCCATTTCCCCGAGTCGAGGGTTTGCTTCATGGATGACGACGGCATCCCGCACTACCCCGATGAGTATTATTGCAATGTCGCATGCTATGACGATCTCATCAAGTTCATCCACATAGAATTCGATGACCCTGCTATCCGGACCAGCGGTCAAGCTTGGAGAGCCACCATGTGGAGTAGGAAGATCTCTTGGAACAACTGGCGCCGCTGCTCCACAGTTGATGTTGCTAATATCTCGGTTGACCAAAGCTATTCTGATTTATTGCCTGTGCTACGGAATGATGAGATGCAGCGACTGGAATTGGAGAGACTGATTTTCCATACCCCGGTCCCGAGCGTACGCAATGACGATGTTTTTTACATGATGGCCAAGGTGAATGGTAAAAAAGACACTGCCTGGGCCATCGCAATTGACATGAAACGTGCGGCTGTGGAAGCAATGGCCCCTTTTTCTGCTCAAGTGTATAGTCTCGTTACAATGTACCGTCCATGCGTCTTCCCCAAGTACCTCAACATGACCCCAG GGGCAGGCATGGGTAATCCAGTAAATGAGTGTTTTAAGCG GTTGAGTGCGAAGCAATGTCTGGTGGAAGTGCTGTGGACTCTAGACTGGCTTCGAGAACTCG ATCAAGTCTTGGAAATTGAGAGGTCAACTTACAACACCTGTAGATTGCTACTTCAGCTTTCTCCAGTATCATCTCTTCGTTCTAATATCGAATTA ATGGTAAAATGTGCTTCGTTCTGTAATGGTCAAGGTGAAGCTGCATCCAAAGCCGCGAACTTCTGCTTAAG AGCATTGGATGGTTTCGACTTGGCACTACATGAATCACCATGTGATCTGTCCGCATCTGTTGAAGCCATGAGGTTCAAAATCAGGGATGTCCTTCAAGCTCTAGACAA TATATTGCAAATCGTGCCACCGGCACTGATACCAGAAGAAGGGACACCTGGAGAAGGAAAAAGAGGAGAAGCACTATCGGAAACCTGCGAGAAGCCGGATAATGAATCTGACAAGTGGCAGAAAGAGACTTCCGAACCCAGTAACTCTCGAGTGGAGAAGTATCAAGAGAACAAGGGGGCATGTGACAGGAAAGAACGAAGAGCCATGATGGTTTGGGATGTCAGGTTGCTGATTCTCATTGTCTTATTTCTGGCATCGCTCGTCTTCACTGGTATGCCATCACCTCCCTTAATCGTGAGAAAGGCCGTGTCTTAA
- the LOC127336818 gene encoding uncharacterized protein isoform X2 — protein sequence MAPSTISFHPSTLTSAGSNSPRSGFPDRAILCNAVRTSKHRNATTAQCETSEGHTVEVSFWLVDPPAVSYLSVNCPGLDESHFADKMDPPWLVCAEATFVLFTVTVRGTTDHFVYTAGPAGDRSLQLLPDPNTGPFTNHPYALLPRGGDSFDVAFLDRRWISQDDGWRFHASVFSSETQSWRRSRVSLQHLSDSDKSLCGHHGLSKQIAVGGDSLGWVDLASGILLLQDLFDEHPVIRFIHFPESRVCFMDDDGIPHYPDEYYCNVACYDDLIKFIHIEFDDPAIRTSGQAWRATMWSRKISWNNWRRCSTVDVANISVDQSYSDLLPVLRNDEMQRLELERLIFHTPVPSVRNDDVFYMMAKVNGKKDTAWAIAIDMKRAAVEAMAPFSAQVYSLVTMYRPCVFPKYLNMTPGAGMGNPVNECFKRLSAKQCLVEVLWTLDWLRELDQVLEIERSTYNTCRLLLQLSPVSSLRSNIELMVKCASFCNGQGEAASKAANFCLRALDGFDLALHESPCDLSASVEAMRFKIRDVLQALDNILQIVPPALIPEEGTPGEGKRGEALSETCEKPDNESDKWQKETSEPSNSRVEKYQENKGACDRKERRAMMVWDVRLLILIVLFLASLVFTVSWNSCR from the exons ATGGCACCCTCCACCATCTCCTTCCACCCTTCGACCCTGACGTCCGCCGGATCCAACTCCCCGCGCTCCGGATTCCCCGACCGGGCCATACTCTGCAACGCGGTGCGCACCTCGAAGCACCGGAACGCGACCACCGCCCAGTGCGAGACGAGCGAAGGCCATACTGTCGAGGTCTCCTTCTGGCTCGTCGACCCGCCGGCCGTCTCCTACCTGAGCGTCAACTGCCCCGGCCTCGATGAGTCCCACTTCGCCGACAAAATGGATCCGCCCTGGCTCGTCTGCGCCGAGGCCACCTTCGTCCTCTTCACCGTCACGGTCCGGGGCACCACCGACCACTTCGTCTACACAGCCGGCCCCGCAGGGGACCGATCGCTGCAGCTGCTCCCGGACCCCAACACCGGACCCTTCACGAACCACCCGTACGCCCTCTTGCCCCGCGGCGGCGACAGCTTCGACGTGGCCTTCCTCGACCGCAGGTGGATATCCCAAGATGACGGCTGGCGGTTCCATGCCTCGGTCTTCTCATCCGAAACGCAGTCTTGGAGGAGGAGCAGGGTGTCGTTGCAGCACCTATCCGACTCTGACAAGTCATTGTGTGGCCATCATGGCCTGTCTAAGCAGATTGCTGTCGGGGGAGACTCGCTAGGTTGGGTTGATCTCGCGAGTGGTATACTCCTTCTCCAGGACCTCTTCGACGAGCACCCTGTCATCAGGTTTATCCATTTCCCCGAGTCGAGGGTTTGCTTCATGGATGACGACGGCATCCCGCACTACCCCGATGAGTATTATTGCAATGTCGCATGCTATGACGATCTCATCAAGTTCATCCACATAGAATTCGATGACCCTGCTATCCGGACCAGCGGTCAAGCTTGGAGAGCCACCATGTGGAGTAGGAAGATCTCTTGGAACAACTGGCGCCGCTGCTCCACAGTTGATGTTGCTAATATCTCGGTTGACCAAAGCTATTCTGATTTATTGCCTGTGCTACGGAATGATGAGATGCAGCGACTGGAATTGGAGAGACTGATTTTCCATACCCCGGTCCCGAGCGTACGCAATGACGATGTTTTTTACATGATGGCCAAGGTGAATGGTAAAAAAGACACTGCCTGGGCCATCGCAATTGACATGAAACGTGCGGCTGTGGAAGCAATGGCCCCTTTTTCTGCTCAAGTGTATAGTCTCGTTACAATGTACCGTCCATGCGTCTTCCCCAAGTACCTCAACATGACCCCAG GGGCAGGCATGGGTAATCCAGTAAATGAGTGTTTTAAGCG GTTGAGTGCGAAGCAATGTCTGGTGGAAGTGCTGTGGACTCTAGACTGGCTTCGAGAACTCG ATCAAGTCTTGGAAATTGAGAGGTCAACTTACAACACCTGTAGATTGCTACTTCAGCTTTCTCCAGTATCATCTCTTCGTTCTAATATCGAATTA ATGGTAAAATGTGCTTCGTTCTGTAATGGTCAAGGTGAAGCTGCATCCAAAGCCGCGAACTTCTGCTTAAG AGCATTGGATGGTTTCGACTTGGCACTACATGAATCACCATGTGATCTGTCCGCATCTGTTGAAGCCATGAGGTTCAAAATCAGGGATGTCCTTCAAGCTCTAGACAA TATATTGCAAATCGTGCCACCGGCACTGATACCAGAAGAAGGGACACCTGGAGAAGGAAAAAGAGGAGAAGCACTATCGGAAACCTGCGAGAAGCCGGATAATGAATCTGACAAGTGGCAGAAAGAGACTTCCGAACCCAGTAACTCTCGAGTGGAGAAGTATCAAGAGAACAAGGGGGCATGTGACAGGAAAGAACGAAGAGCCATGATGGTTTGGGATGTCAGGTTGCTGATTCTCATTGTCTTATTTCTGGCATCGCTCGTCTTCACTG TATCTTGGAATTCATGCCGATGA